Proteins co-encoded in one Flavivirga eckloniae genomic window:
- a CDS encoding Gfo/Idh/MocA family protein — MKRREFITKSGMTTAGIIAGTATLGAITKTFGSNNTINIGVIGTGDRGGGMIPALNEIEGFHVSAVCDILPFRLEQGISKASNNAKAYKNYKELLDNKDVDAILIATPFSTHAPIALDALDAGKHIYCEKTMAKGFAGINSLVEKVSNSKSIFQTGHQYHSSKLYKHVVDLIKSGEIGKITSFECQWNRNGNWRRPVPEPSLERAVNWRMYREYSGGLVAELSSHQIDFIHWVLGENPKKIMGTGGIDFWKDGRETFDNIHLLFEYPSGVKAQFTCLTNNALGDYQIKVHGSKGTILLDYDKAWIYHEKSYKKELANVDGVSGATVNSHLQGKAYPIEVSHLNPSRQALVDFRDAILDNKQPISNVYTGADTARAVQLSLDAMYNEDIRYWKV; from the coding sequence ACTTTTGGTTCTAACAATACAATTAATATTGGAGTAATTGGTACAGGAGATAGGGGTGGTGGTATGATTCCCGCATTAAATGAAATTGAAGGTTTTCATGTTTCTGCTGTTTGTGACATTTTACCTTTTCGATTGGAGCAAGGTATTTCCAAAGCATCCAATAATGCAAAAGCCTATAAAAATTATAAAGAATTATTAGATAATAAAGATGTTGACGCCATACTCATAGCCACACCGTTTAGTACCCATGCACCTATAGCACTTGATGCGTTAGATGCCGGTAAACATATCTATTGCGAAAAAACTATGGCCAAAGGATTTGCCGGTATTAATAGCCTTGTAGAGAAAGTTTCCAATTCGAAATCTATTTTTCAAACAGGCCATCAATATCATAGTTCCAAACTATATAAACATGTGGTCGACTTGATAAAAAGTGGTGAAATAGGTAAAATAACTTCTTTTGAATGCCAATGGAATAGAAATGGAAACTGGAGAAGACCTGTTCCAGAACCTTCGCTAGAACGTGCTGTAAATTGGCGTATGTACCGTGAATATTCCGGAGGATTGGTTGCAGAACTTAGCTCGCATCAAATTGATTTTATACATTGGGTTTTAGGTGAAAACCCAAAAAAGATTATGGGAACTGGTGGTATAGATTTTTGGAAAGATGGCAGAGAAACCTTTGATAATATTCATTTATTATTTGAATATCCTAGTGGTGTAAAAGCACAATTTACCTGTTTAACCAATAACGCACTTGGCGATTACCAAATAAAAGTACACGGTAGTAAAGGCACTATTCTTTTAGATTACGACAAAGCCTGGATATATCATGAAAAGAGCTATAAAAAAGAATTGGCTAATGTTGACGGTGTTTCGGGTGCTACTGTTAATAGTCATTTACAAGGCAAAGCCTATCCCATTGAAGTGTCTCATTTAAATCCCAGCAGACAGGCTTTGGTTGATTTTAGGGACGCTATTTTAGATAACAAACAGCCTATTTCGAATGTGTATACTGGTGCCGATACTGCCAGAGCAGTACAACTGTCTTTAGACGCTATGTATAATGAGGATATTCGGTATTGGAAAGTATAA